One Candidatus Eisenbacteria bacterium genomic window, CACGATCCGCAAGGTCGGCCGCGTCCGCGAGATCGAGATGTGGAATCAGCTCGCCGTCTTCCTCGCCTTCATCCTCGTCCTCTCCGTGGAGTGGTTCCTGCGAAGGAGGAGAGGGCTGGCGTAACCGCTGGAATAGAATCGGGGCGCGCGTTTGAGCGCCCCACCGCGCTCACGCGGCTGTCACTTGGTCAGAATCAGGATCGCGATGTCGCAGGTGTACATCTTGGTCTTGTGCCTGAACTGCCGCGGCTCGAGCTTCCTGATCAGCAGAGGCGCGAGGAAAGGGGCGAGGGGCTGGAAGAGGACGCGCCGGACATACCACGGGATTCGCTGATTCCCATAGAGCAGATTGTGCGCATTGAATCCCGGTTCTCCGAAGTAGTCCGTGCTGAGCAATCGGAGACCGCTCGGCTCCACAAGCCGACTCCGCAGGTTGTCGTCGTTGTAGTAGCGCTGGTAGAACTCCTCAGACTCATGCTGGCCCGTCACATAGACCTTCCGGCGGTAGTACTTGGGTTCGTCCCGGTAGGGGTCATAGGGGACGGAGATCGCGAGCAGACCGTTCTTCGCGAGCAGGCGAGCTAGCTCTCGCATGACGGGGCCTTCGTCGACGATGTGCTCCAACACGCTGATCGCCGCGATCTTCGTGAAGTGCCCATCCGGGAACGGAAGCTCTCCGGCATCGCGGGTATGAAAGGAGAGCTTCCCCTCATGGGCGAGCTTCAGGGCGTGCGGCACCTTCCGCATCATCGCCATCTGCTTCTTCTCGAAGTTCGGTTCCGGGTCGACAGCCGTGACGGAGCAACCGTGGCGCATTGCGAGCAATGCCGGGAAGGGTGAGTATCTGCTGCCGATGTCGAGGACCCTATCGTCGGAAGCGAGGCGAAGGCGCCTTACGACCTCGGGATACTCGACGCAACGCGCGTAGGGCATCCCTTGGCTCAGGGCGACAGGCCCCAGTCTGGAAAGAAAGCGATAGTAGTCCCACTTCATCCGATCATCCCCTCGACAATGCCCAGATAGTAGGGGCTGCCGGCTGCCGTGGCGACTAGCGAAATGCCGCCTTGACCTCTCCCCAGGTGACCCGCCGGGTGGCGGTAGGGCCGCAACCCACGCCCAATGCGCCGATCAGGCCGCAGCCAGGGTTGTTCCCGGGCGCGCACGGGGAGTTGCCGTTGAGAGAGTAGTCGCCGCCTGCGGGATCGCAGAATAGGGGATCGGCATGAATGTTCCCCCGCAGACCAAGCTGTTCCGCAATGCAGCCGACCCAGTCGCCGCCGGCATTCCCATAGACGGCGCAGCAATCGAGCATGGCGCTTGTCCCCGGTTCGCAATGAACGCCGGATCCCTCACCGCTGAACGCTACGATCGTATTGGAGATAGATACGGAAGCGACATTCCTGAGGCCGATCCCGCCCCCTGCGACACACCGGTTGCCGTAGAATGTGCAGTTCTCCAGCGATGCGTTGGAGTAGTTGTGACAGTGAAAACCCCCGCCTCTCCATGTGGCCGAGTTGCCGGCGAAGAGGCAGTCGCGTAGGGTGGCGTACGAGTAGTTGCCGCAGTGCATACCACCCCCGTGTCCTGTTCCTGTCGCGTTATCGGCGGTGTTTTCAATGAACAGGCAGCCAGACACCAGAGGCGCGCAGTAGGACATGCAGGCGACTCCGCCGCCGGCGTAGCCGGACCAGTTGTCCGCGAACACGCAGTCGATCAATGTGGGATCAGATCCATCCAGTATGTAGACTCCGCCTCCGTACTCCGCGGCGCGACCGTTTCTGACCATCAGTCGCTCCAGTATGGCGAGGGGTCCCTCGCCCGATTGGAAGATGAAACCACGACCTTGACTCTGGCAGTCCACAACACATGCGTGTGCGATTCCCCCCTGGGACCGTATGGTGATCGATTTCCCCAGGTAGTCGATGTCACGGTTGCCGACACCCGTGAACACCCCGTTGGTCAACTCGATCGTATCCCCGTGATTGGCTGCGTCCACCGCAGCCTGGATCGTAGCGTAGTCGCCTGAACCCTCGGGATTCACGACATAGGTCGCGGCGGCAACCGTGGCGGGCAGAAGCACGATTGAAACAAGAACGGAAAGCACTGGAAGCGATCTCATGGTTTACCTCCTGGATCCGCGGATGGGGATTCTCCTTGCCGGGGCAATTGTACCCCATTCGGGCGCAGGTATGCGGGGGAGAAGTGCTCGCGGCAGCGATTCCGCAGAAGCTGCTGGCGGAGGGTTGGCAGTGCTCTGAAGCTGACGTGGGAGCAGTCGGATGGTTGGGTCGCCGGGGTATCTTGGGTGGGCAGGGCTGTTTCGTAGTGCGTGTGGGACGGAGATTGGCGTTCGGGAGGTGGGTCGAGCCTGCGAGGTGGCGATGGGGCCAACTCGAAGCGGGCAGTTTCAGGGTAGGAGAGACTGGTGGGGCGGCGATTTCACGGTGGCAGGGGCCAAGGCTCAACAGGAGCGCAGTGGTGCAGATCCGCAGCGATGAGGCTTGCCCAATGCAGACACGTGTGCCGGACTCGCAATGCGGGTTTGATCTGCCTGCTGACGAAGGCGTGGAAGAGGTTATGAGCCATCATGACCATGAGCCAGAAGACCTGAACCGCCTTAGGGTGGTGATGGAACAGGTGATCAGCGTGCCAGTGCTCGACGAGCTCGTTGAAGCCCTCGTTCTCGATGGCCCAGCGGCGATGCGCGAGAGCTACAAGCCGAGGGGTGGCGACCCGTGACGGGGACAGGGTAGTGACCCAGACCCAGTCGGCTACCCGGGTTTGGAGGCATCCGTTGGCCTGTGCGTGCCAGGTTGTTGTCTCCAGGCTACGAACGACACGCACCGGGCGCTTCATTGCCTCCCACGAGGTAAAGCCATCCAGATCCCACATGAGTCGCTCGGTGGAGCCCTCCTGCTCTCGGATCGGTGGGATCGCGGCGAACAGAGACAAGGCGTCTTGGAGAAGATCCCGTCGATCGTCTTTCAGAACAGCGACCACATCCTTGCCCCGCTCGATCGCGGTCCGGAAGAACTCGGCGCGCGCATAGAGGCCATCTACCAGCACGATGTCGAAGGCGCGAGGAAGGCGGGCGGCCACTCGCAGGAACAGGCGCAGCGCAGCAGCAACCTCATCCTCATGAGGCAGCTGGGGTTCCATGTCGAGTAGGAAGCTCACCTCGCCGACCTGCAGCTGCGCCATGACCGAACGATGGTAGTACTGAACGTGCTCCTGCCCCCCGATCGTGATCTTGCGCTGCAAGCAGCCGGGACAGTGCCGCCGGTAGCTGGCGGAGGACTCGTGCCCGTCGATAATCAGCGAGATCGACTCCCCGTGGGATCGGGCCAGAACCTTGTTGCGCCGGAAACGAGAATAGAGGCCATAGAGGACCTCTCGCAGCCCGGGCAACTCTAGCTGAGCGCAAACCCGCCCGATGGTGTCCGCGGAGGGAGACGCTTGGCCAAGCCATCGCTTCCAAAACGAGTAGCGCCTTGTCTGCTCGAGTGCGTGCAGGCTGGCCATGCGCGCCCAGAAGGCAAGAGCGGCTACCGCGTTCTGACGGCCGGCAGCGGCCTCGAGGCCCTGAACCTCTGCAACGCCGCATCGCCGGGCATCGTAGTCCTGGACCTCCGCATGCCAGGGCTCGGTGGCCTGGACACGGCCAGGGAGATCTCGAGGCTCTACCCCGAGATCCCCGTGATCATCCACACCGCCAGCGAAGGGCTCCTGCGGTTCGACCTGAACCGCATACCGGCTCGTGCCTTCGTGGCGAAGTCGGAGAATCTCGAGGGGCTGAGAGCTGCGATCGCCCAGGTGCTGCTGCAGCGCGATCGTCGCCAGAGTCGGCCCGCATGATCCGTTGTCCGGTTCCATGCCCTTCATCGCAAGCAGCACAATGAGAGGCTCGTGTGCGAAAACTCAGCTCGGTCGTGCTGACATGCCTGACCCTGACGATGGCCCTGTTGCCTCTCCTGTGGTGGCAAGAAGACTGTGAGGCCCACAAGGGAAGCCCCATCGGCCGGGGCCGAACAGCCCGAAACACGCCAACCGGTCACGGCTCCCGAGCGCGTGGAGGCCGTCTCCTTTGAGGAGGTCTACTTCGATTTCGACACGTACGTGTTGCGACCGGATGCTCTGGCGACTCTCTCTCGGCATGCCAGGACTCTGTCGGAGCGGACGGATCTGACCCTCCTCGTGGAGGGGCACTGCGACGAGCGCGGCAGCGTCGAGTACAACCTGGCTCTGGGCGAGAAACGGGCGCGCGCCGTTGTCGAATACCTGACGGGCTACGGTGTGGCAGCCGGTCGCCTCGCGGTGGTAAACTACGAGGAGGAGAGACCAGTGGACCGAGGGCACAGCGAGTCGGCATGGGCTCGCAACCGGAGGGCTGCGTTTGCGATCACTGGGCAGCGCTGAGGCGCGACCCTTCACTTCGGCAGGGCAGAACGCATGGAGCGACGGAGCACGGCGGGTTTCCTGCAGGTGACGTCAGCGCTCATGGCGATGGCGTTCCTCGCCATGCTGGCCGGTTCCGTGGAAGCCTCGTCGGAGCACGCAATCACTCCCGTGGGGTCTGCCGTCCCAAAACCACAAGCATCGTGGGCGGTGCGGTCCGCGGCCGGCTGGCTTGACGCCGCCTGGGCCTTTCGCCGAGAGATCAGGATCGACAACGGAAGCGGCGAGGTCGCTTTGGCCGACTACGCGGTTCGTTTGCAGGGCGACCTGATTCCACTCGCGGCGGCGGAGCGTGCCGGCGTGCGCTTCACAGATGCGGATGGAGTGACGCTCCTGGATCACTGGGTAGAGGGTGGCGTCTCAGGGGCTCCTGCCGCCTTCTGGATCAGTGTGCCAGTCATTCCTGCGGGGCTGCAGCACTCGATCTACGTCTACTATGGGAATGATAGAGCGCAAAGCACGTCGAACGCCCCGCAGGTCTTTCTCTTCTTCGATGACTTCGAAGGCAATCGATCCTATCCGACGATGTTCGGCACAATGCGTGGCAAGCCATGGAACAAGCACGATGTGAATCCGATTCTCTCGAAATCGCTCGTCGGGTGGGACTCCTACGGCCTGCGGGATCCGATGCTCATGCTGGACGGACGGGGCCGGCTTGCCACTGACGATGGGCAGTACGTGATGTACTACCGCGGCAACGAGTATGATCCGCAGTTCCTTGAGTCTGGCGACCACATCAAGCGGCAGATCGGAAGGGCGGTGTCGACGGACGGCATCAACTGGATCAAGGACCAGGACAACAACCCGGTCTTGCGGCTTGGCGAATCCGGGAGCTGGGATGATGGTTTCATCGGAAGTGCCTGGGCAATCAAGAACGGCGACCTGGATTACAGGCTCTACTATGACGGCTACGATGGCGCAAAGTCCGGCATCGGCCTCGCAACATCCCTCGATGGAGTGAGATGGACGAAGTGGTCCGAGAACCCTCTCCTGCGGGCCAGAGACTGGGCAGGGATCGACGACAGCGCTGCGGTCGTCGCCATTGTCAGCGTGCTCAAGAGAGATCGGGGAGACTATGGCCTGTTTGTCGAGGTTGGTCCGCCTGCGAGGGCCATATACGGCGCGTTGTCGGAGGACGGGATCCACTTCACTCCCCTGAACGAGGGTCGGGCGCTGCTCACGGGCAGCCCAGGGGAGTGGGACTACCTGCAGGTAGCCAATCCGAAGGTCGTCGAGGTTTCCGCGGGCAAGTACATCATGGGCTACAATGGGCGCGGCGGACTGATGCACCAGCTTGGATTTGCCACAAGCACGGATCTGGTCCACTGGGAGAGGTATGCGGAGAACCCTGTGATGTTTCTGGGCAGGTCAGGTGCGTGGGACGGTGGACGAGTGGAGAACGCATTCATCGCCAAGGATGACCTAGGCACGGACACCGTCAGGATGTGGTTCTTCGGATGCCCTACTACGCATGGAGTGCGAGACTGTGCGATCGGCTACGCGGTGGCTCCGCAGTACGGCACCGCGGGCCCGCTGGGATGGTGGGCCGTCTACGGCGCCCCAGAAGCATCTTCGGATCGGGTCTTGTCGGGAAGAACCGCCATAAGGATGGACGGCAGCGATCGCGACTGCATCAGGAGATTCCAGAACCATCTGGGTTCCTTCACGGTGCAGTTCCATCACTTCTATGAGA contains:
- a CDS encoding class I SAM-dependent methyltransferase; the protein is MKWDYYRFLSRLGPVALSQGMPYARCVEYPEVVRRLRLASDDRVLDIGSRYSPFPALLAMRHGCSVTAVDPEPNFEKKQMAMMRKVPHALKLAHEGKLSFHTRDAGELPFPDGHFTKIAAISVLEHIVDEGPVMRELARLLAKNGLLAISVPYDPYRDEPKYYRRKVYVTGQHESEEFYQRYYNDDNLRSRLVEPSGLRLLSTDYFGEPGFNAHNLLYGNQRIPWYVRRVLFQPLAPFLAPLLIRKLEPRQFRHKTKMYTCDIAILILTK
- a CDS encoding transposase: MASLHALEQTRRYSFWKRWLGQASPSADTIGRVCAQLELPGLREVLYGLYSRFRRNKVLARSHGESISLIIDGHESSASYRRHCPGCLQRKITIGGQEHVQYYHRSVMAQLQVGEVSFLLDMEPQLPHEDEVAAALRLFLRVAARLPRAFDIVLVDGLYARAEFFRTAIERGKDVVAVLKDDRRDLLQDALSLFAAIPPIREQEGSTERLMWDLDGFTSWEAMKRPVRVVRSLETTTWHAQANGCLQTRVADWVWVTTLSPSRVATPRLVALAHRRWAIENEGFNELVEHWHADHLFHHHPKAVQVFWLMVMMAHNLFHAFVSRQIKPALRVRHTCLHWASLIAADLHHCAPVEPWPLPP
- a CDS encoding response regulator, which produces MSANPPDGVRGGRRLAKPSLPKRVAPCLLECVQAGHARPEGKSGYRVLTAGSGLEALNLCNAASPGIVVLDLRMPGLGGLDTAREISRLYPEIPVIIHTASEGLLRFDLNRIPARAFVAKSENLEGLRAAIAQVLLQRDRRQSRPA
- a CDS encoding peptidoglycan-associated lipoprotein is translated as MRPTREAPSAGAEQPETRQPVTAPERVEAVSFEEVYFDFDTYVLRPDALATLSRHARTLSERTDLTLLVEGHCDERGSVEYNLALGEKRARAVVEYLTGYGVAAGRLAVVNYEEERPVDRGHSESAWARNRRAAFAITGQR
- a CDS encoding DUF2341 domain-containing protein, giving the protein MERRSTAGFLQVTSALMAMAFLAMLAGSVEASSEHAITPVGSAVPKPQASWAVRSAAGWLDAAWAFRREIRIDNGSGEVALADYAVRLQGDLIPLAAAERAGVRFTDADGVTLLDHWVEGGVSGAPAAFWISVPVIPAGLQHSIYVYYGNDRAQSTSNAPQVFLFFDDFEGNRSYPTMFGTMRGKPWNKHDVNPILSKSLVGWDSYGLRDPMLMLDGRGRLATDDGQYVMYYRGNEYDPQFLESGDHIKRQIGRAVSTDGINWIKDQDNNPVLRLGESGSWDDGFIGSAWAIKNGDLDYRLYYDGYDGAKSGIGLATSLDGVRWTKWSENPLLRARDWAGIDDSAAVVAIVSVLKRDRGDYGLFVEVGPPARAIYGALSEDGIHFTPLNEGRALLTGSPGEWDYLQVANPKVVEVSAGKYIMGYNGRGGLMHQLGFATSTDLVHWERYAENPVMFLGRSGAWDGGRVENAFIAKDDLGTDTVRMWFFGCPTTHGVRDCAIGYAVAPQYGTAGPLGWWAVYGAPEASSDRVLSGRTAIRMDGSDRDCIRRFQNHLGSFTVQFHHFYETGHGRASEVRIIDGATVGISMKYEGGHLHYQEGDSWIDLGPVAPREWHKIEIAADTRGNRVAIYIDGVRAGVHRPASATISGLTYLEMVGASGSAYYVEDVSVRNLILPEPTTAVGPEVSMSAWAGVGSVSAWASPSIEIVSPNPASTRLAFRYVLPREGEVRLTVLDAAGRRVRTLLDGHADAGMSTLLWDCRDDGRRVLPSGIYWVLLQCNDGQRVRKLAIVR